From Streptomyces sp. HUAS MG91, the proteins below share one genomic window:
- a CDS encoding RNA polymerase sigma factor SigF: MMNGEGPVRDDKRGTRDLPADGSGGMRRLTTAIPEQQARPHPEDRADPATRASQQAAPTTGADVRGGSGGSDARRAGLMSDHERHGEQHGRRDPQDRSGARAMFIELRTLKDGSTEYAELRNQLVRMHLPLVEHLARRFRNRGEPLDDLTQVATIGLIKSVDRFDPERGVEFSTYATPTVVGEIKRHFRDKGWAVRVPRRLQELRLALTTATAELSQMHGRSPTVHELAEKLAISEEEVLEGLESANAYSTLSLDVPDTDDESPAVADTLGAEDEALEGVEYRESLKPLLEDLPPREKRILLLRFFGNMTQSQIAQEVGISQMHVSRLLARTLAQLRERLLVEE, translated from the coding sequence GTGATGAACGGGGAAGGTCCGGTGCGGGACGACAAACGCGGCACACGGGATCTCCCGGCCGACGGCTCGGGCGGGATGCGACGGCTGACCACCGCCATTCCCGAACAGCAGGCCAGGCCACATCCGGAAGACCGGGCGGACCCGGCGACGAGGGCGTCACAGCAAGCAGCACCGACCACCGGGGCCGACGTTCGCGGGGGTTCAGGGGGATCGGACGCGCGACGGGCGGGATTGATGAGCGACCACGAGCGACACGGCGAGCAGCACGGCCGGCGCGATCCGCAGGACCGCAGTGGTGCACGCGCGATGTTCATCGAGCTGCGCACCCTGAAGGACGGCAGCACCGAGTACGCGGAGCTGCGCAATCAGCTCGTGCGCATGCATCTGCCGCTGGTCGAGCACCTGGCGCGCCGCTTCCGCAACCGCGGCGAGCCGCTGGACGACCTCACGCAGGTCGCGACGATCGGTCTGATCAAGTCGGTGGACCGGTTCGACCCGGAGCGCGGCGTGGAGTTCTCCACGTACGCGACTCCGACCGTCGTCGGCGAGATCAAGCGGCACTTCCGCGACAAGGGCTGGGCGGTGCGCGTCCCGCGCCGCCTCCAGGAACTGCGGCTGGCCCTGACGACGGCGACGGCCGAGCTGTCCCAGATGCACGGCCGCTCCCCCACGGTCCATGAGCTGGCCGAGAAGCTGGCCATCTCCGAGGAGGAGGTCCTGGAGGGCCTGGAGTCGGCGAACGCGTACTCCACGCTGTCCCTGGACGTCCCCGACACGGACGACGAGTCCCCGGCGGTCGCCGACACCCTGGGCGCCGAGGACGAGGCGCTGGAGGGCGTCGAGTACCGGGAGTCGCTCAAGCCGCTTCTGGAGGACCTGCCGCCGCGTGAGAAGCGCATCCTGCTGCTGCGCTTCTTCGGGAACATGACGCAGTCGCAGATCGCCCAGGAGGTCGGCATCTCCCAGATGCACGTGTCCCGCCTCCTCGCGCGCACGCTGGCGCAGCTGCGGGAGCGGCTCCTCGTGGAGGAGTGA
- a CDS encoding anti-sigma regulatory factor — MSQFAGEPGNQDFVEVRLPAAGAYLSVLRTATAGLAARLDFTLDEIEDLRIAVDEACAILLQQAVAGSVLSCVFRLVDDSLEVTVSAPTTDGRAPERDTFAWTVLSALAGQVDSSVAEDNTVSISLYKKRGAGPGPA; from the coding sequence GTGTCCCAGTTTGCAGGCGAGCCCGGGAATCAGGACTTCGTGGAAGTCCGGCTGCCGGCTGCGGGTGCCTACCTGTCGGTGCTGCGGACGGCCACGGCCGGCCTCGCGGCGCGTTTGGACTTCACCCTGGACGAGATCGAAGACCTGCGCATCGCGGTCGACGAGGCCTGCGCGATCCTGCTCCAGCAGGCCGTCGCCGGCTCCGTTCTCAGCTGTGTGTTCCGTCTGGTCGACGACTCACTGGAGGTGACGGTCTCCGCGCCGACCACCGACGGCCGGGCCCCGGAGCGCGACACCTTCGCATGGACGGTGCTCTCGGCCCTCGCGGGCCAGGTCGACTCGTCAGTGGCCGAGGACAACACCGTCTCGATCAGCCTCTACAAGAAGCGCGGCGCGGGCCCCGGCCCGGCGTGA
- a CDS encoding UBP-type zinc finger domain-containing protein, protein MNECPHVDTLPHPEPDALSETCLECLAVGSHPVQLRLCLVCGHVGCCDSSPYKHATEHFKETGHPVMRTFEPGESWRWCFVDTALV, encoded by the coding sequence ATGAACGAGTGCCCGCACGTCGACACGCTGCCGCACCCCGAGCCGGACGCTCTGAGCGAGACCTGTCTGGAGTGTCTGGCCGTCGGCAGTCACCCTGTGCAACTGCGGCTGTGTCTGGTCTGCGGCCACGTCGGCTGCTGCGACTCGTCGCCCTACAAGCACGCCACGGAGCACTTCAAGGAGACCGGGCACCCGGTGATGCGCACCTTCGAGCCTGGTGAGAGCTGGCGCTGGTGCTTCGTGGACACTGCACTCGTCTGA